CTATAGGGAAGATGCTGAGGAAAACACAGTGAAATTCATTACTGGCCAGCACCTTCAGACAGGTTCCCAGGCTGTACTACGACTTTGCGGTagaagacagcctcacctttttccAGCGGAGCGGCTgacgggttcgaactgctgaccttttgggtttccagCCACAGTGCTTCCTCTCTGCACCATCAGGGCTACCTGAAACCTAGGCAGTCTCccgttccccgctccccccaacaAGCCTTCAATTTACAAGCGGGGTAGTTGCCTGGGCGTCTCCGTGGGTGTCCTCACGGACTAAAGGGCGTCCTCCCCTCCACTAAGATGTGCTGACATTCTCACCTGCAGGTCCCTTAGAATGTGGCCTCTTCTGGATGCAAGGCCGCCGAAGATTTGATCAGTTAAGTTCACACACAAGGTCCCACAGAGCAAGTCCtaaccccacagaggcagctaGGAAGAAGGCGGCCAAGGGCCCCGAGTGGAGCCGGGCAGCAGCACAGAGAATATCCCCAGAAAGACCAGGTTCATCAGTCCCCTTAAAAATCACAGCCTACAGGAAACCGATCTGCACAGCCAAGATGTTACTTTAATAAactatgggggggtgggggtgggacaggagctgacactaagggctcagatagaaagtaAGTGTTCAGAAAAGAATGACGGCAACATAGGAACAAAcaggcttgatacaatggatacacagatttgttgtaagagcccccataaaccatcttaaaaagaaaaagacattatGTGATACTTTGTTGCAAAGCCCTGCTCCTCGGTGATTCCCGTTTCCACTTTTACAGCAACAAATCACTCACATCCCCTCCCCTCCGTAAGCGCCAGGAGAGAGCCTCATTCTCTGGCCAAACAGAAGGCTTCACTTCAAAAGCAGCCCACTGGGTAACACAGGTACttggtgtgcttgatacaactgatgtatggattgttataggtgctttaggagcccccaataagtgactttttttttaagtagcctgtaagctgcaaggtcagctattcaaatCCACGGGCTGCTCTCCAGGAGAAAAGCAGGGTTTTCTAAAGGCAGGGTTTGTAAAGTTTGTTTTGGAAATGCTGTGGGGGGGATGGCAGGTCTACCTTATGTCACAGGGTCCTTgggggtcagcatggactccctggcagggagtttggtgtttAGGTTTGGGTATACTGAGTCAAAcgtttaatgaactcacccctgacatcatagagccctggtggggtagtggttaagtTAGCAAggtataggcagttcaaaaccaccagccactctccccacgggggcagttctgtgtgCTATGGGGGCTGCTATGTGCCGGAATCTGCCTCTCTTTGGTGAGATGCGTGGTGtcagctggtattgatgatttctcGGGCCTTCTGCGGCCTCCTGGCCAGACATCCCCCACCCGCCCCACCCACTCCTGCAGTAAAGCACCGGCCCCcacccatccctccaaaatgtatTTGGTGAAtcgccctcttttcagaaaaatagcTCAGCAGGACTTTGGTCATGAAAAGCTTTTGTCATCAGAGAGGATAAAGTGGAGGCATCTGCTATGGCAACGCCCCTCGGGGCAGGGTGGTGGCGCCCACTTTGGGCAAGACCGGCCTGGCGAGCGCGGGCGGCGATTACACAACTTGTGTTCAAGGCTGTTTAGTCAATCACGGGGAGAACCAAAAGAAAGCGTTCTGAAACGACCAAGGTAGCGGCCGGACAGTTCGTCTTGGTAGGACTGAACTATGGGATAGCGTGATaggtggattaagtgccaatcaaacgggagaggaggaggaggagagagaagaagaggaaggcctcgTCTGGGTTGTTCATGGTTGTAGCCCCAGCACCCAGAGAGCTGGACCCCTGCGGGGAGTAAGGGTcacgggctgggctgctaactgccaggccagAGATTTCCACCCACCCGCTGTTCCCGGAGAGACGGATGAGGCTCTCAACCCTTgtagaatgacagtctcagaaactcacaggaccagttctaccctgtcctggaaggCCACTGGCAGTTGGGACAGActaggtggcaatgagtttggcttttctgGTTTCTTCCAGACGCATCCTCAGAATGTGCAGGAGCCCCCCATTGGATTCGACTCGACGGCGGTGAGTTTAAGAGTGGACACGCAGAGCACTGGCATCCTGATGCCGCAGGGGGCAAGTGCCGGACTGCTGGACGCCAGGTCAGCAGGGAAGAGATTTGAGGTCAGAGGGAGGGGTTTGAGGCTTTCTACAAGGGAAATCAGCTTCCGTCCCAGAAccccgcagggcagttctaccctgtctacagGGCTACTGCGGGTCAGAATCAAATCAACGGTGGCGGCAAGTCTGGAGTTTGGTGAAGTGGCCTCACCAAGCCCCTCAGCCTCGGCGCCAACCTACAGGCAACCACCTGCAGGACCGTCACGGCAGTTCGGCTCTGTCCAGCAGGGCCAAAGTGATCCGCCCGCCATGACGGTCCAAAACAGCCCCCAGAGAAGCTTCCTGGAGCCACAGTGGCCCCGAGCCACACCACCAACCGTCTCACCTCACTCACAGGTTGAGACGAGCCACACGGCCTCCCACCAACCATCCAAGCAGTTGCCAACCAGGGCTTCTGACTCCCGGTCACCCCCACCTGTGAGTCACAATAGAACTGGGCTCCCCCCAAGTCTTCGGGGCCTGATTTCCCAAAGCGGACGGCCAGGCCCCTCCTCCACAGTGTGCCTACAGTATATGAGCACAAAGGGCTTGGCCTTCCGGTTAGAGGCCTCCCTTGCACCATCGACCCAGGAGCGACAAGGCTggcggttcgagcccaccagccgctccaaaggGAAAAGCCGAGGATGCAGGCTGATCCCAAggttcacagcctcggaaaccctagctagagcagcggttctcaacctgtggtttaagacccctttgggggacaaacgaccctttcacaggggtcgcccgattcatgacagtagcaaaatgacagtgatacagtagcagcgaaaataatgtgatggttggggggggggggtcaccatcacatgaggaactgtctgaaagggtcgcagcattaggaacgtGGAGAACTTCTGCCCTAGagtgtggttctactctgtcccgctACGCGTCGGGATGGCAGCAGACTTGGGTTTCGTTTCACGCACTTCTCTGAGCCAACCTGGGTCTATACTTAGGACTTGTCTCAGTTAGGACCCACAGACTCAGTTCTGCATCCTGTTGAACAGAAGGAAAGCAAGCTGcctgtcctgcatcatcctcatcaTCGGCATTACGTCTGAGCCCACGGtgcacccaggagccctggtggtatagcgggttgcattggctgctaagcacaaagtcggcagttcaaaaccaccagacgctcCATGGAACAAaggcgaggctgtctactctctcTGAGAGAGTaaaagtctctgaaactcacaaggtcagttctaccctgccctctagggtgggtctgagcatggactcagtggcagtgaatataAGGCAGACACGCCTTTCCAACTGATCAAAGACCTGACAACCACCGAGCAAGAAGGGCCAGGAAGCAGTGGATGTCCTTTGAACCCGAGGTTCCtacgctgagaacctcctagcccCAGGGGATGAGTGTGGGCTCTCTGGGGAGATtgttacagccaccgtgtcatTCCATCGCATCGCGAGTCTCCTTTATCTGCTGCCCCTGCCCTTCACCAAGCGTGATGTTCTTCTCCGGGGACCGGAGACCAATGACAAGTCCAAAGACACACGCACAcgccatggacacacacacacacacgtcacatCTCGGGAGCCCCTGCTGTCCCCCCAGTCTGACGGGCTAGAGCACACTCACCTTCAGAGAAGGGATGTCCTCGGCCCGGATGACGAACTCGTCCCGCTCACGGAAGATGCCTTCCCCGCCACTCTCGCCTGCCTCCTCGTCTGTCTCACCGCACACGGCTGCCGTCTCCTGCTTCTTGGCCAGGTGCAGGGGACGGGCATCGGGCGGCTCGGGCTCCTCTGGGGATGGGGCCGTGGCGGCCGCAGCAGCGGCGGTGGGTTCCTCTGGAGGAGCAGCAGCTGGCGCTGGTGGTGGgggcggtggtggtgggggcagaggaggaggggagggcagggcaggtggtggtgggggcggcggcagcagcgttgacggtggtggtggtggtggcagtggtggtggcggtggcagcTGCTGTGGCGGTGGTGAGTTGGCTGCAGGGGCCACCAGCGGCGGTGGAGACGGcagggctggtggtggtggtggtggtggaggaggaggctgAGGTGGCTGAGGAGTGGgagcaggaggtggggagggcgggggctTCTCCTCCAGCATTGGAGGTTCtggtggtggggggaaagaaggGTGCCAGTGGGGGGAGGTTCAGCTTGTGAGACACCCCGCCCTACTACACTTTGACCTCAGTAGCTTTCAATCTCCTTCAAGCCCCTGCTGCCCAATCCATGCTGACTCGCTGTGCCCCCAGGCACCCAGAGCACAAAACTGGCCCCTGGAGAATGCTAGGCCATCACCTTGAGGGAAGGaggctggtgggcatgacctttcacaagcatggggctgctaaccacattgtCAGCAGTTCACATCCCCCAGCCTTCTCAGAGggcgaaagctgaggctgtctgcttccgtaacAGGAAGgagacccaaaccaaaatcaaCCCACAGCCACTAAGTCAATCCCGACCCACAGGGACCCGAGAAGGCCAGAGTTGAGCTGCTCCCTGACACCACATGGCCCCTCTGAAACTGTCCCCAATGTCCTGCCCTACGACCCACCCTTGTCATCCAAGATACACACCTACCTTATAACCTACTCCTAGAGGCCTGTCAGTCTGTCCTTCCCCAAGACCCACCTGTCCAGTCCCTCAGTGGCCTGGATctttttcctccctcttcattccacctcccagatAAGCTCCTTTGTCCCTGATCCGACATACTGTCTGCTCCCTAGAGCCCTTCTTAGGAGCCCTGGGGCTttgaggtcggcggttcaaagccaccgaCTGCTCtgtaggataaagatgaggctgccagCTTCCTTAAAGACTTACGGCCTCAAAaagccacagaagcagttctacctatCCTACAGAGTCAGGACTACCTGTCCTTAAGACTACAGACCCCATGGCACTGTGTTTTAATATAcatgtgttgtttttttcttttaagaaagaaCTATTCCCAGGCTCCATGCCTGAGTtcctagaacccaccatctgTCCCATGCACGTATCACCAGCCCTGTCCCTTCTCGCCCCATCCCCCACATCCACTTTGGGGTCACTACTAATCCACAGGATTTCTCAGGGCAAAACGAGGAAGATATCCCAAGATGCCATGAGGCCACACGGTGACATCAGCTGCAACGGTGACGGAATCCATGGGAACAGTGCAAAACTATTGCATCAGGCTGTCTCTGAAAAATCAGCCCACTGCACCCAAATCCAAGCCCGGGGGTAGGGGGGGCAGCTCACCAGGCGTGCCGTTGCTGCTGGCGCTGGGCAGCCCCGGGAGGGGGGGTGGTCCTGCGACTGTCGCCGCAGCAGGAGCCAATGGAGGCCCGTCGGGGGCAGGCGGAGTATCCTTGGGCCCGGCGAGGGGCGGGTCGTCCAGGGCGGAGATGGCAGAGGAAATGCTCTCCTGCAGGTCCCGGTTCTTAGCCACAGAATCCTCCTCGTCCGAGGAGAACGAAGGCAGCGTCTCCAGGTTCCGCTTGAGCTCCTCGTCCAGGCGTTTGCAGGGTGAGGGGCAGCCCAGGCCCAGCCCCTCGTTCTCGGCGGCCTCCAGGGCGCCCCCAAGCCCGAAGGCGCCGGCGGGCGGCGGGTGGGGCAGGGGCGCGGTGGGGGGCTGAGGCTGCAGGCCGCGAGCTGGCACGGAGGGTGGTACGCTCTTGGGGGGGCTGAGCGGGGGCGTCAGGCCGGCCTGGTAGAGCGGCGGATGGCGCTTGCCAGACTTGAGGAAGTCCAGGAAGGAGGCCATGAAGCCCGACTTCATCTCCGGCTGCTTCTCCTCCACCTCCTTGATCTTGGCCTCGATCTTCTCCCGCGTCAGGCTGGAGTCCAGGCTGTTGTGGTCTGCGCCTGGCACGGCGTCACCCGACGAGACGCCCAGGCCCTCGCCCGCCTTGGGTACAGACAACTTGATCTGCATGTGGGGGGCGGGGAATCAGCACCCCTCCCCAAGACACGTGGGAGTCCTGGACCTTGCTACCTTCATCCCTCAGACCCTGGGGCCCAGACCACGCCCTCCTCAGGCCCCTCCTCCACGACTCCAGACCACGCCCCCTCtagccccaccctccctcagacccaggagtcgATCATGTCTAGTCCTCTCAAGATCCTGGAGTCACCccaacctcctcctcttccctgggaCCCTGACTGTAGTCCCCCCATCCACCCTCAGACTCAGGAGCTTAGCAGCCACCCTCCTGCCCCCAAACCCTGGAATCCAgtccccagccccctcctccctcagaaccCGGTGTCCAGTCCCATGCCCCTCACCTTAAGTGGCTTCAGGGGCTCCAGCCGGTTGCCCCCTACCTCCTCGGCCTTCCTGCCCCGTCCCCGACCGCGTCCGCGGGGTTTCTTGGCTCCATCGGCGGGCGTGGACGCGGAGGCTGGCCCCATGGTCGTGGGGACCTCCAGCGGGCGGATGCGGGGTCTCCCCCGGGGCCGGGGCGGGCCGTCGCGCTTGGCCTTGGTGGGCTTGCGGCCTCGGCGCCGGGGGCCATCGGGGCCCGGGTTGGGCGGGCAGAAGTCGATGTCGCCCAGCGGGGAGAGGGCTGGCCGGGAGCGGCAGCTGGACACCAGGTCGGGCAGGCGGCGGGGGTTGAGGCGGATGTCAGCCGGCACATCGGCTTTGTCCTCATCGGCCTCGAACTCGTACTCCTGCGCGTAGAGCTTCTTGGGGGTCTGGAAGGGGGGATCCCGGCGCCGCAGCAGgtggaaagacgaggttttcagcagcttcttTGGCTTGGTTGAGCAGAAGATCGGCGAGGTCAGGCCGCCCTTGGGCTCCGAGGCGGGCGGCGGTGGGGGAGGCGGTGGAGGGGGGGCAGCCTGGTGGGGCCCGCTCTGGATTAAGCCCAGGGGCTCGGCGTTGACCGTGGAGGGCAGCTCGGGAGGCTTGTCCAAGCCCAGGCCCGGCGTCTCGGGGCCGCCTGCGGACCCCCGGCTGGGGCAATAGGGCCCGTAGGGGTCATAGGCGGGGGGACCCTGCGGTGGCCCGGCGCCCGCCTTGGGGTCGCCCTCGTCCTCCGGGGGACCGGCCTTGGCATAGTCGTCGGCCGCCCCTCCCCCAAACATCTCCTCCATGGTGGGGAAGAAGCCCCGCTCCTCATCCTGCAGCAGCGAATCAGGGAAGCAGATGGAAGTGAGTGGCACGAAGCGGGGAGCTTTGGGGCCCTGTGGGCTGGGGCTGCGGTAGGCACCGGCTGGGTCCTTGCCCTCCGCGTTTGGGGGGCCCACGCCCGTGTCACCGGGCCCTGGGGGCAGCGGCTCCAGGGCCCCGAGCAGTTCTTGCATGGTCCCTGGGGGCTCCAGGCTCTCGTTGGGGCGCAGGCGGGGACTTGGGGCGCCGGGCTCCAGGCCGTGACTGCGGAGGTGGGCCTCCAGCTGCAGGGGGATGGGAGGTGGCGGCGGGGGTGGCGGCGGCGGTGGGGGCCCTCCGTCCCTGGAGGCTGGCTCTAGGAGGTGGACTCCAACTTTGGGGGCGCCCGGAGAGGGGCTGGGGGCGTGGCTGAGGACCGAGGGCAGCAGCTGTGGGGGGGGCGGAGGCAGCACCATTGGGAGGTCGGGACCGCCGGCTTCCAGGAGCAGGCCGTGGGGCGGGGGCTGGGAAGGCTGAGCCGAGGGTGGAGCAGGAGGGGGGCTCTTCTGCAGAAAGGCTCCCAGGTCCTTGGTCCCGGCCCCGTAGTGGACCACGGAGGTGGCCAGGCCCTCGGGGGTCTCACCGCCCCGATCCTggccctttttcttttccttgagcCTTCCCAGGCCCAGCTCCAGCGCTGCCGTGGCCCCCTCGTCCAGGCTGGCACTGGTCCGGATCACACTTTGCAGGTGGTAGCGTTGGGGGTCCTCCTTGGCCAGCTCGTAGGGCGTGCCGGGTGGGGCCCCagcccccccgccacccccaagtCCCTTGGAAGCATCGGCGGTGCCATCCTCGCCCACCAAGCCGTCCGCCCCTGAGGTCCTTGGGGGGCTGGGCGCCTGCAGGAGGTGCTGAATGAGAAATTCCTCGTCCTCCGTGCGGTCAGCTGGCGCTCCGCCGGGCCCCGCCAGCAGTTCCGAGCCGTCCCCCTTGCCCTTGTAGCCACCTGCTCCTGCTGCGTAGCTGCCGGCTCCCGGGGGTGCCAGGAACGGGGCTGAGGCCAGGACTGAGCTCAGGTACTTGCCCGGGGCTCCCGGAGAGGCGACGCCGGGTGGGCGTCCTGTGGCGGGTGGCGACTGCAGCGGGCGGATGATGTGCGAGGGGCTGGCCTCCCCACCACCGCCCAGGGAGCTGGGACCCCAGCCGCCTCCGTGGCCGGACAATGCTGGTGAGTGGCCGGTACTATAGCTGAGCGAGGGGCTGGCGGTAGGCAGCCCCTGGGAGTGGGCGGCTGGCCCGGGATATGGCTCTCCCTGCACCccatagagctgcccctgcagcTGGTCAGGAGAATAGCTCTGACATGTGGCCAGGCCAGGAGGTGGGGGACCGCCAGGGGGCTGCGGAGGTCCCCCTGAGTAGctggggcctttactcaagtcctgGGCCTGACCCCCTCCAAACCCTTGCCCATAGGCCTGCGGTCCCAGAAGCCCTTGGGGCTGACCCGGGGAGTAGGCCTGGCCTCCGGCCCCACCAGCCCCAGAGGCTTTCCCAGAGGCATAGGCAGCCCCCGGGCCCCCCAAGCTCTGGCATTTGGGTGTGGCGGTAGAGCGAGGCGGTGGGGGCCTGGTACCTGCCCCAGTAGCAGCCCCATAGCCACCTTTTCCCGTCTTGTAACCTGGTGACTGGATGATGGGTCGGTAACCCCCGCCACCACCCCCAGCTCCACCACCCCCAGCTGCCTCGGGGCCTGTGGCCCGACCCGATGCCCCAGTGGTGGCTCCGCTGGGACCGGCCTTACTGGGCTCGCCAGCCCCTGGGGAGGGCTCCCCACCGCCCAGGGGGCTGCAGGCCAGGCTGGCCCGGTGTCCCATAGGATAACTGCCTCCACAGCTCAGGTAATGCTGGAGGgcatgggcagggggtgggggtggcgggggctgAGCGCTGGCCGGTCTCTGGTAGTGTTTGATGACCGTGTCCTGGCGGGGCAGGGCCCGCTCAGAGGGTGGCGGGCCTGGGGTGGCCCCTGAGAAGTTGTATAGCTGTGGGGAGGACTGCTCAGCCGCAGCGGCTGCTGCAGAAGAGGAAGCCAGCAGGTTGAACTGAGTGGGGAggtggcgggggggcgggggtgggtctgggggtcccgggcGGTAGGGGGGCGTCTGAGCCGGGCCTAGACCAGCGGGTCCCAGGACGCTGCCCCCTGCCAGGCGTTCGAAGCCCAGCGAGGAGGGCACGGTGGGGGCCTGGGAGGACTTTAGATGCAGCACATCATGAGGCGACAGAAGCCCATTGGCGGGGGGGCTGAAAGGGGGGTCCTGGAGGCTGAGGGACGAGGGCACCGGGAAGGGACGACTGCCAAAGGAGGCCGGGTGCTGATAAGCCGACAGGGCAGAGGAGGATGGAAAGGTGCTGGAACCTGGCAGGGCACCCGAGATGAAGAGCTCCGTGGGGCCTGGCGTGTGCATGGCTGAGGAAGAGACCTTGGGTCAGAGTGGACCACACGCCAATCCCCTGTATCCTGGCACTTCCCGAGGCTGGGCCTGCGCAGGGCTTACCTGTTTGCCAGGAGGGGCTGCGGAactgggagaggagagaggaggcagaGGGGCCAGGCTGGGGGCCCCGAGACTCCAGGGCCGAGATGAGGTTCATGACGGAGGCGTCGGGCCCAGCTGAGCCAGCGTGGTGAAGGCCAGTGTCGAAGAGTCCAGAGAGACCTGGCCAAggacatggtgtgtgtgtgtgttgggctgggggaggggggcagggcagTCAGTTGGGTggggttcaggagaaagagggcagACAGCAGGTTGAGGCTCAAAGGGAAGAACCGAAGACacagaggaggaagtgggggcagAGTCAAGGAGGAAAAGCCAGGtgagaggaggaagatgagagaaaagaaagatgagatgaaacccaacagaagagcaaggaaaaggAGTCAAAACTGGAAAATCTGGGACGTGAAGGGGACCGGAGCCAAAGACGCTGCCATCAGTAAGGGCGGGAGAGAGGGATTTGGGTAACATCACCCATGAGGGAAACCAGAACTTTCAGAAAGAGGTGAGTCAGGGTGGAAGGAAATTCCTAAGGAAAAGCAGGACCAGACCCGTGGTTGATCTCATTGCTCAGGCACAGAGCAAGGAGAGGGCGGAACCAGTCAGAAGCAAAAACTCACACCCCTccaatcatttctgactcacagtgactatagcacagggtagaactgtctcaggGGGGTTTTCCAAGGCcgccaatctttatggaagcagacagcctcatctgcatGCCCCGTGCCAAGCTGTTagtggtttagaaccactgacctggcagctagcagcccaacttgttacccaccatgccaccagggctcaaacaAGGAGCAAAACTATCAAAAAGGAGACCAGGAATTGGAGCCAAGCAGGAAGGAAGAATTCAAAGAAGCAACGAGAAGAAAACCCAAGGGGAGGAACTGGGGTGGGCAGAATTGACGATGAAGGGTCTGGAACGGAAGGTGGGATTTGGGAACTGACCGGACAGGGTCAATTGGAGCCCCCCACCCTCCCGAAGGGAAGGGCCAGAAGCTGGGGCGGAGGAACCCAGCTAGAAATTAACCAGCCACAGAGGCAACCAATGAGAAAGGAGACAgcaaggggcggggcggggcactGGGGAATAACCAATCAGAAGGGGTGGAACTTTCAGCGGCCAACCAGCTGCCTCGAGGGGCGGGCCAGCGCGAGGGGCGGGCCAGGGGCCGTACCTGCGGGGTGGTGGTTGGTGGCATAGCTTTGCAGTGGGTGGGGGGCCGCGTAGGCCTGGCGGTGTAAGATGTCCGTCTCGGGGTGCGAGGTCCTGGAGCTGCCATAGACCAAGCTGGGGGGTAGGAGTGAGGTTGTgagggagaagggaagagagaaaaTATTAAGGTATCCACAAAAGCCCCCGAGGAAGGCAGTTCAGAACTCCCCCCTGGGGCTGGGGAGGAATCTTCCACTTGACAGGGGTTAGGCCAGGAAACGGGTCTCTAAGGACGAAAGAAAGACAAGGGAATCGGGCCCAATTAAGAGCCACGGGAGTGGCCCCCACCTCTGAGCCCCAGTAAACATAGCCAATAGTTTCATATTTACAAACACCAGAGGGGAGACGATTCGGAGGAAGTGCCTTGAGCTTAAGGTGATAAAGGCTTGGACCTCCTGCCTCTCAGCCCCTAGGGTCAACCCCAGAGGTGCACGTGCAAGGCCCCCTTTCTCACAGACACGTGGGGACAACTAGGCCCCGACCCTCCCGGTCGGAGGCACGGTCTGGCTGTTCTCTGATCGAGTATGGAGTGAGGGGGGACATTGGGACATGTGCATACAGGAAGATCCTCCAACGGCCTTGGGTTCAGGTTCAAATGCAAAAGCCCAGATAAAGCCAAGCCATGCGTGCAACTGTGGATCCAACGTAGCCAGGAGGAAGAAAAATATCACCGTGGAAGGAGTCCCACTTGGAAAACCCTAAAACACGTGGGGTCCAGACCAACCAGGCAGGGAACCCCCCCcccgggtgtttgtgtgtgtgtgtgtgtaacggaGTGGGAGATTTGGGACGAGGGCAGGTGAAGCGTAAAGGGCGTGCCACCAGCAAACGGAAAGGGGTCACACGCACGGGACCCACGCGcatccgtacaaacacacactcGGGAAACAGCAGACTCTTCACCAATCCGTGGAACAGTCGCAGGTCACAAACTCCACACCCTGCCTTTGGAGGTGGGGGAGCTAAGGGGGCGTGTCAGAGATGCTGGACCCCCCCCTCCTTACAGGGCACACAGAACCCCAGCTTACAAAGGGGGCGGGGCTCGGGTCCCACTCTGCGCGCGGaatttcatgggggggggggttgcggaGAGTGGCGCGGCCTCGAGCAGTCACGGAACAATAGGACCCGAGGGGGGACGCGCGCCCCCCAGGTCTGCGTTCTAATTCTCTCCTTCCCACCTTTGCAGGGGCTGgggtgcaggggggagggggaccgCAAGTCTGGAATCCAAGGATAGAGGGGGAAGTCCAGGCCCTGCTTCGCCAGTCCCTCCCACCTTCCCGAGGCCTTCCAGTGCCCAAATTGTTTTGCACCCCATTCCCCCGCGCCCCACAACTGCATTTCCCCCTTTGCATGCCCGGTGGTGCTCTGGAGGAGTTTGCAATTTGCAAACTGGTGCGACGGCGTTGTTGCAAACCCGGGAAGGCCGCTCCCTTGCAAGCCGGAGGGGAGTTTGCGATGGACGCATCGCCGGGCGGGCCCAACCGGGCCCGGTTGGGCCCCCACCCCTTAGACCCTTCTTCCAGGCCAACCCGACTCCTTACCTAGCTTTCGCTGACCTCTCGTAACTCCATCCCGCCCCGGCGCCGAGCGGGTCCCCGAAGCCGGCGCTGGGGTAGTTCCTGTCCATGAATTGGCCGCGGTGgaaattggggggagggggagggggagggagggagggagggggcgcgCGCGCGCTCTCCTCCGCCGCCGCTCCCTCCGCGGCTGCtttttctcccttctctctctctttctctctctttttctttgcaGCCACGGAAGGCCCGGGAAGGCcccgggcgggggagggaggggacaggggCGGAGAGGCGGGTAAGGGAGGGGGTGCAGCCGCGGAGccaaggaggggggaagggggggttccccctggaggagggaaagggggggaGGAGGGACCCCGCTGTCTCCGCCTTTGCCCCGGCGCTTGCAAGAGAGAAGGGGGGGCGCACGCTCAGGAGGGGGCGTCCCGGGCGGCCCCGGGGTGGGTGCGGGCGCTGggtgctcgctctctctctccgccgccgccgcctcctcctcctctgcgctCACGGTGCAGCCATCTTTGCACAAggcggctgggggaggggggaggggaagggggggcggGCGGCGGGGTGTCTGGCTGCGCTCCGCTTCCTCCCACAATCCCGtgcaaaggcaaaaaaaaaaaaaaagagagagagggagaggaagagagcgcGCGCAAGCAGGGCCTGGGGGTGTAGGGCGCAGCGTTTGCACTGAGAGGCAGCTCCGCCGCGCTCAGAGGCGACCGGGAACGCGGCTACGCTTTTCTTTTTCCGTATTGTTTCGGCTTttgaagtcttttttttcttcccctaaaTGGTCTTTATTTGGGAGAACAGCTTCAATCCAGTCTCCACCCCCATCCCCGAGGCAATGGGAGAGAACCTTGTTGCTAGTATGCGCCCCcgaccccctttctttccccgggTTGTGAAGCACCCCTGGGCGCGTGTGCGTACATGGGGCTCTGCTTGTGCGTGGCCCGTGGGACTGGAGGGCGACGGCTACGGG
The sequence above is drawn from the Tenrec ecaudatus isolate mTenEca1 chromosome 18, mTenEca1.hap1, whole genome shotgun sequence genome and encodes:
- the PRR12 gene encoding proline-rich protein 12 isoform X1, which produces MDRNYPSAGFGDPLGAGAGWSYERSAKASLVYGSSRTSHPETDILHRQAYAAPHPLQSYATNHHPAGLSGLFDTGLHHAGSAGPDASVMNLISALESRGPQPGPSASSLLSQFRSPSWQTAMHTPGPTELFISGALPGSSTFPSSSALSAYQHPASFGSRPFPVPSSLSLQDPPFSPPANGLLSPHDVLHLKSSQAPTVPSSLGFERLAGGSVLGPAGLGPAQTPPYRPGPPDPPPPPRHLPTQFNLLASSSAAAAAAEQSSPQLYNFSGATPGPPPSERALPRQDTVIKHYQRPASAQPPPPPPPAHALQHYLSCGGSYPMGHRASLACSPLGGGEPSPGAGEPSKAGPSGATTGASGRATGPEAAGGGGAGGGGGGYRPIIQSPGYKTGKGGYGAATGAGTRPPPPRSTATPKCQSLGGPGAAYASGKASGAGGAGGQAYSPGQPQGLLGPQAYGQGFGGGQAQDLSKGPSYSGGPPQPPGGPPPPGLATCQSYSPDQLQGQLYGVQGEPYPGPAAHSQGLPTASPSLSYSTGHSPALSGHGGGWGPSSLGGGGEASPSHIIRPLQSPPATGRPPGVASPGAPGKYLSSVLASAPFLAPPGAGSYAAGAGGYKGKGDGSELLAGPGGAPADRTEDEEFLIQHLLQAPSPPRTSGADGLVGEDGTADASKGLGGGGGAGAPPGTPYELAKEDPQRYHLQSVIRTSASLDEGATAALELGLGRLKEKKKGQDRGGETPEGLATSVVHYGAGTKDLGAFLQKSPPPAPPSAQPSQPPPHGLLLEAGGPDLPMVLPPPPPQLLPSVLSHAPSPSPGAPKVGVHLLEPASRDGGPPPPPPPPPPPPIPLQLEAHLRSHGLEPGAPSPRLRPNESLEPPGTMQELLGALEPLPPGPGDTGVGPPNAEGKDPAGAYRSPSPQGPKAPRFVPLTSICFPDSLLQDEERGFFPTMEEMFGGGAADDYAKAGPPEDEGDPKAGAGPPQGPPAYDPYGPYCPSRGSAGGPETPGLGLDKPPELPSTVNAEPLGLIQSGPHQAAPPPPPPPPPPASEPKGGLTSPIFCSTKPKKLLKTSSFHLLRRRDPPFQTPKKLYAQEYEFEADEDKADVPADIRLNPRRLPDLVSSCRSRPALSPLGDIDFCPPNPGPDGPRRRGRKPTKAKRDGPPRPRGRPRIRPLEVPTTMGPASASTPADGAKKPRGRGRGRGRKAEEVGGNRLEPLKPLKIKLSVPKAGEGLGVSSGDAVPGADHNSLDSSLTREKIEAKIKEVEEKQPEMKSGFMASFLDFLKSGKRHPPLYQAGLTPPLSPPKSVPPSVPARGLQPQPPTAPLPHPPPAGAFGLGGALEAAENEGLGLGCPSPCKRLDEELKRNLETLPSFSSDEEDSVAKNRDLQESISSAISALDDPPLAGPKDTPPAPDGPPLAPAAATVAGPPPLPGLPSASSNGTPEPPMLEEKPPPSPPPAPTPQPPQPPPPPPPPPPALPSPPPLVAPAANSPPPQQLPPPPPLPPPPPPSTLLPPPPPPPALPSPPPLPPPPPPPPPAPAAAPPEEPTAAAAAATAPSPEEPEPPDARPLHLAKKQETAAVCGETDEEAGESGGEGIFRERDEFVIRAEDIPSLKLALQTGREPPPIWRVQKALLQKFTPEIKDGQRQFCATSNYLGYFGNAKNRYQRLYVKFLENVNKKDYVRVCARKPWHRPPVPIRRSGQAKGGPASSGGSSAPPPKAPAPPPKPDTPEKTTSEKPPEPMPETPEPPPPEQPSPPGPTAAAATATTTTTTATTTITTTTEKDKEKERPQRGERPVRGERAAGGRQTRPERGLTTGQSTATRLAKTRPNKVKAEPPPKKRKKWLKEAGGNASTGGGNPGSSSDSESSPGAPSEDERAVPGRLLKTRAMREMYRSYVEMLVSTALDPDMIQALEDTHDELYLPPMRKIDGLLNEHKKKVLKRLSLSPALQDALHTFPQLQVEQTGEEPPEDGAVRLRPAGEPYNRKTLSKLKRSVVRAQEFKVELEKSGYYTLYHSLHHYKYHTFLRCRDQTRRCWPPAPAPRVFPQTLAIEGGAEDLGQEEVVQQCMRDQPWLEQLFDAFSELLAQAQAHSRCG